The sequence below is a genomic window from Salinispira pacifica.
GTGAGATCAGCTCCAACATGACAATAGGCTACGCCGGAGACAGTGGGGCTTCGGATGGTTCCCATCTTCACCAGCAGTTTACACTCCGCAGAGGCTATGGAAAACCGGCTACTATGGATCAAGCAAATCCATACAGGGCCCGTCAGAATTCGTTCCTGGATTTTGTGGGGGCTCCACTAATTGGGGCCTCCTGAAAAAACCTTAACCCTATACATATAAATGAAATACTGCTAGGATTTGTGTATGAAGTGCACGGTTTTTGCGAAAACCAGGCAAAAACCCTTGCACCTGTTTTCTTGGCGGGAGGGATTATGTATAGAACTGAGGACAAAACGCAGCTTTCATTTGAAGATTTCTATCTCCCATTTGGAGGCAAACTGAACCCCAATAACCGCTGGGTACAGCTTGCTGATTTAATTCCCTGGGAAGATTTAGAAGCAGAATATGCCTCACAGTTTGCTATCGAAAGCGGGCAAGGCGCTCCGGCGATCCGTTTCCGTACAGCATTGGGTGCCCTGATTATAAAGGAAAAATTAGGAATTACAGATGAGGAAACCGTGGAGCAGATTCGTGAGACGCCTTACCTGCAATATCTCATCGGAATGCAGGGGTACCAAGATGAGGCTCCTTTTGATCCATCAATGATGGTCCATTTCAGAAAGCGAATCAGCATGGACATGATCACTCACGCAAATGAATTGATTATTGCCGAAGAACGTAAAAAAAAACTGAAGATGATACGGAAGCTGAAAAAGAAGAAAATCCTGAGGTAGAAAACAACGGAAAGCTTCTGATTGATGCCACCTGCGTACCCGGTGATATTCGATATCCCACAGACCTTTCCCTTTTAAATGAGAGCCGGACAAAACTGGAAACCATCATAGACGTTCTTCACGCAAAACGGCCCAAGGGGGCGACAAAACCCCGAACATACCGGCAAAGGGCGCGAAAGGATTTTTTGGCGGTCATCAAAAAGCGCAAAGCGAGCAAGAACAAGATTCGCAAAGCAATACGCAAGCAGCTGGGGTACATACGCCGTAATCTCCGGCACATAGAGCAATTAGCGACGGTAGTCGGCTTGAATAGCCTGTCTCGGCAGCAGTACCGGAATCTGCTGGTGATCTCAGAAGTCTTTCGCCAGCAGGCCCTGATGTATGAAAACAAAGATCATCGAATGTCAGGCCGGATCGTGAGCATATCCCAACCCCATATTCGCCCCATAGTCAGGGGAAAAGCCGGTACCCCGGTTGAGTTCGGCATGAAGATTTCATCCGCCAATATTGACGGGTACATGTTCATCGATCGCTGTTCATGGGATCCATACAACGAGTCTGGTGATTTAGACATGCAGGCTGAAAATTACAAACAGAGATATGGCGTGTATCCGGAATCAATACACGCCGATCAGATTTACCGCACCAGGGACAACCGAAATTGGTGCAAGAAACGGGGAATCAGATTATCCGGTCCGCCGCTTGGTCGTCCACCGAAAGATCGTGGAGAAAATCGAGAACGAAAGAAGCTGGCCCGTCAGGATGAGCTGGATAGAATCGCCGTAGAAGGGACATTCGGCAGAGCCAAACGACGGTACTCAATGGGTCGATTAATGACAAAGCTTGCTGAGACCAGTGAATCGCAGGTGGCCATGATCATGCTGGTGATGAACCTGGAAAAGATTCGGAAGGATCTTTTTTACGTCTTGATCATAGCTATGTTACGCAGCCGAAAAATTCCGAAGTCTCATTACCCCGTGGTATTGGGGTATGGTAATATGGCAGCATAGGGTTTTTTCAGGAGGCCCTAATTGATAGTCGTGTGCCGATTCGACGTGAAAGATGGAGTGCTGGCGACAACCTGTGGCATCGCTCCAGAGACCTTTTTTATGTAAACACAAATAGTCTTTATGGGGGTACTAATGAAAGATGTATACAAGAGTGCAGTTTTATTAATGCTGCTTCTTTCAATGTTAGGTTGTAGAGAGAAGTTCGTCACTATAGACGAATTTTCTGAAGAACACGATCTCTTTTGGAATACTGAAAATGGTGCTTTGATATTTGAAGATAGAGATTTAAAAGGCCCTGGGTATGGTGTGAAAAACTTTGATCTGAACCTTCTGGAGACGGTGAAGAGCGAAGATCTGGAAAAAGTAAAAGAAATTGATATTAATGGTACAGATCTCAGTAATCAAGTACAGTTTCAATTCTCATTATTGCCAAATTTAGAGCTTTTAATAATATCTAATAACAATTTGAAGATACTGCAAGGGCTTCACGCCACTGAAGTTAGTGAAATAAGTTTGTTGGAAACTCCTCTTGAAGATATTTCATTTATCTCAGAACTCGCAGAAGCAGAAAGTATTTGGATCAGAACAACTGAATCAATAGATCAGCTACCTGACCTATCAAAGCTCGAAAATATTTATGAGTTTGGAATACAAGCAAATCCCTTGAAATCGCTTGATGGCATAGAGCGAATTCCGAACAGAATACGACTGGTGATCGGTAAAGTTGAGGATATATCAGCCTTGGAAAATATAGACCCGAATAAATTCTTCATACTCATGGATGAACGCGACCAGGAAGCTCAGCCGGAAATCGTTCAAGAAATACGTGATATGGGGTATGAGATTAGTGCTGATTGGGGATTGTAAGAAAAGATGATAGTAACTAAGATAGAGATAATAGAAATCAAGAGAAGCCTGTTCTCGTTTTTTTTATGCGCGAAACAGGTTATCTCAAATATTGTAGGAGATAATTAATGAAAAAAAGCATTATTGTAGCTGGAATCATTCTGCTCACAGGAATGATACTTGTTAGTTGTGCAACCACTTCCTCAGCCTCTTCCAGCGCGCCAAAAAAATCAGTCGATCCGAATACGATAATCGGTATGAATTTGATTGGAACTGGTGAGTCTGAAGGAGAGGCAATTTCTTTTAAAGCAGATGGAGTACTTGAAATCACTACATCTGATGGAAGCTTTACTGGAGAGT
It includes:
- a CDS encoding IS5 family transposase (programmed frameshift), translating into MYRTEDKTQLSFEDFYLPFGGKLNPNNRWVQLADLIPWEDLEAEYASQFAIESGQGAPAIRFRTALGALIIKEKLGITDEETVEQIRETPYLQYLIGMQGYQDEAPFDPSMMVHFRKRISMDMITHANELIIAEERKKTEDDTEAEKEENPEVENNGKLLIDATCVPGDIRYPTDLSLLNESRTKLETIIDVLHAKRPKGATKPRTYRQRARKDFLAVIKKRKASKNKIRKAIRKQLGYIRRNLRHIEQLATVVGLNSLSRQQYRNLLVISEVFRQQALMYENKDHRMSGRIVSISQPHIRPIVRGKAGTPVEFGMKISSANIDGYMFIDRCSWDPYNESGDLDMQAENYKQRYGVYPESIHADQIYRTRDNRNWCKKRGIRLSGPPLGRPPKDRGENRERKKLARQDELDRIAVEGTFGRAKRRYSMGRLMTKLAETSESQVAMIMLVMNLEKIRKDLFYVLIIAMLRSRKIPKSHYPVVLGYGNMAA